The Raphanus sativus cultivar WK10039 chromosome 6, ASM80110v3, whole genome shotgun sequence sequence ACAAACAAAGAGAGGTTGATTATTCGTAgagctaacaaaaaaaattaattgaatgAATAATAGCGACGTGTCAAGCTCAGACAAGAGATTACCATTACGTCAAATCAGAGTTAACACTAGGACGGAGACCAAGTCTATCATCATGTGTCGTTATGTAAGAGAATCCAATTCATAAAGATAACACTAATGAAAcccaaagaaaacaaaactcgTAAGAAACCAAGACAAACGAAACTTGAGCGAATTTACTTAACCATCGTTTTCATTCATCTTGAGTAGGGATCACATTCGTTCATTACTTCAAACTCTCAGAGCGATGGTTTCAAGAAGAGAGTTTATAGACCAACCACACGATTAGGTTCGAACGTGACAGCAACATCGGTACAAATACGCCACTCAcgtaaatctctctctctctctctgtgtcaTTGGACTTAACTAAACAATCAAAATACACTTCACATTTTCTCTTCTAATGAAGAAACTGAATTGATTAAGAGAGAATCCAAGCTTCAAATTCTTCACAAATATCAATGTCATTACAAGCTACTAAAACTAACACCACGTAGCATAATAGCATAGCAACTAAGGTTCAGACTAACATAGAAAACACAACCACTCGTAGAGCACATTCCGTAGCAACATCTTCAACCTCTTGCTCTGTATACAGGAGACCGGCTACACAGACAAAACAAAGACATTTAGGATATAAGAATCATCTATAACACAAACAGTTACAAGCTAAGTATTGTTGTTACCTTCTGTATCTGTCATAACCAGGGCTTCTAGCTCTCCCATATTCAGGACTGCGACGGCCATAACCTGGGCTCCTACGCCTTTCATAAGGAGCTGGATCCTTGTACCTGTCATACTCAGGACTGCGAGGACGGCCGTAATCAGGACTGGGACGCCTCCTGTAGACAGGACTAAGAGATCTCCTTCTGGGACTAGGAGCATATCGATCATCTCTTTCATCATCATCCCTCAAAGCGTACTCAATAGAAACAACCCTGTCCATTAATTTGCTGCCAACAGAGGATGAAAATGTAAGAGCTTATCAAGTATGTGTTAGTATCAGAGAGGTGGTGAACGTTGTTGTACCTGTTTTGTGTAGACTCAAGGGCCTTGGTTGCATCTTCCTGAGTTGCAAACTGAACGAATGCGAAGTTGCGTCTTATGCGGACATTGAGAACTTTACCATACGGCTCAAAGTGCCTCTCAATATCACGCTCTTTAGTGCGGATAGGGTCAAAGTTGATGACAAAGAGTGTCTTTGTAGGCCTCTGATTGGAAGCTGCCTTTCCATGAGGCTTCCCACGTTCACCCTGAAAGCCGGTAAGTAAACTTAGACAGGGAGCTCTCttgaaaaaaagataaacagAGTATATAAGTCACTagaaaaggagaaagagatCCACCTTAGCCCATTCGACAGAGAGCTTGCGTTTTTCATAGCCAAAAGGGATATTGTCAATCCCACGGATAGCATCTTCAGCATCACGCTCATCCTCGAAATACACAAAAGCATAACCTGTAAGGAATAAAACAACACACATGGTCAGAAGACGACGCAGAGAGCATGTATATGTTTTTCAGCAGCCCACAGAATTTGCAAAGCAACACCTTTGAACCTAGAgtaaatgaaaactaaaaataaatatacaacacCTGTATCAATAATGTTAAGGAAGGTTGGTGTGCATAAGACGCAGAGACGATCCATgatgtagtagaaaacaaagATGTGTAGTTTGTAGTCAAGCAAAAAGGTAATCAAAATCCAAATATTTCTTTTCAATTCTGAAATCTGAATGATTGCAAAGGCACTGCTTTCTGACAGTAGGAGTTCAGAcatgaagaagagaaacaaagcaacggatgatgatgatgatgatggtgacaTGGAAGATATCTCTAGACTCAAACGAAGATTGTAGGCACAAgatgagatgatgatgataaaggtAGGCATGGAAACTCAAATGCTCCTATGGAGAAAGCCTCCTGTCACCAAACAAACACTTAAACATACTACAGCTCCATCTCCTATCCTATACTACTGCTTCCTTCATTTCTCCTAATCCATATAGTTACTCAAATCAAAGAATCCTTCATATCAAATTAGATCGACGAAGCAAACTTCTCCTCTACACGAAACAAGTAAAGAGAAGTTATGTACCAGACTTCATGTCAACTCGCTCCACTCTCCCGTACTTGCTGAACAACCGTTCCAGATCCGATTGGCGAGTCTCATACTCGAAGTTCCCAACGAACACCGGCCTACTCATGCTTCCAGACGAGATCGAATTCCTCCTAAAATCGATGCAACACCAAAAGTAATAATCAGtacatcaaacaaaaaaaacgtcTAAGATATGATCGCAACAGTATCTTAACTACTCGAAGATTCTATACTATCGTCTTCCGCGAAAGAACTTCGAATCTACCTTGAAGAATCTTAGAAAAACCCTAGACGACGACGCTCCACGAAGAAGAAGACGCGGTTTTTATAATGAGTGGTGTTATTGACGATGCTCCATGACCGTTCGATCTAattcatctctctcttttcGCCCCTTCGATCATTAAGGGTGTATAATATTTAATTGGGCTTTTCTACGACCGGCCCAAACTGTTCAGCCACAATAATCTCAGATAGTAAATTGCTTGAACTTGGGCTTTCTTGTATTCATAGCAAATCAATTTTAACTTGCGAATCTCTGTACATTAACTAGAAAAAAGGAGGGAAAAAAAACATAGGAACATTCTCTATCGCAGCCAATACAATTAATCCACGTGGCTGTTGATTTTCAAAAGATTAATCAATCACTAGCCGTCCCTGACATCTCGAGCCCCATCGTACGACTCAGATTTTCTACTACTCTTGATTCTCAACAACCCGTACAGCTTCCTGAACTCCTTCACCGCCGGCgagcttcctcctcctccgccgcaaAGAGGACCGCTCATCTCGCTCTCCGACGTCGATCTCCTCGAGCCGCTCTCGAGAAACGAACGCCGCGCGTTTCCCCTCCGATCTCCGTCCGTCTGCAGAGCGCTGATGACGTGCTTGAGCGCACGAGTCGGCGAGCTGCGGTTCGCGATCATCAGCTCTCCGATCTCGGCGGGGCTCAGAGACGCACCGTTTTGAAAAATCCCTTCCACCTGAGGGAAAAGCTTGTGCTCTCTCACGCCTAAGTAGTTGTTAGCCAACGTTTTAAACGCCGTGAAATCGCATAACGGAAAGTGGATGTGAACGTCGACCCGACCCGGTCGGATCATAGCCGGGTCGATATGCTCTTTCCCCGTCATAGTGAACACCATGATCCTTTCGTCCGCTGCGCAAGAGGTGAGTATACTATCAGCGAAATTTAAAATCCCCGAAACGCTCACAGCCGTCGATTTCGCGGAGACGAATCGATCGAGATCCTCGATGACGATCACTGACTTGGCACGCGTCTGTAACAGAAGCATCTTGAGATCCGAATCATCCGCTACCTTGGAGAGATCTATATCGTACACATCGTAGTCGAGAAAATTCGCCATCGCCGCCACGAAGCTCGATTTTCCGGTGCCGGAAGGTCCGTACAGGAGGTAACTCCGTTTCCAAACGCGGCCGAGACGGTTGTAGTACTGTTTCCCCTTGAGGAACGATTCGAGATCGGATTTGACCTTGTTCTTCAGATCCGTCTCCATGGCGACGTTATCGAAAGTACAAGGATGATTAAACGGAGTCGATCTCCACCGTCCGTTATTCTTCTTCCCGTCGACGACGACGTTGATGAAGAGCTTCAGCTCTGTGTTTCTCTGTTCGAGCTCATCAGAGACCGTGTGTATATGCTGGAGATAGGGAGCGAGGATCCTCCGTTTATCGGCTTTACGTATCTTCAAAACGAAACTCTTGCCTCCGTCTTCGTCTTCTCCGTTGATCCAACAGACTCTAGCGCCGAGGAACTCGTCTCCAACGACCTGGTTTCGATCCAAGCGGAGGACAATCTCGTTTGACTTTTTCCCGGTGAAGAGGTTCGTGAAATCGGAGTCCTCGATGGAGCTCAACGAGTTCAGATACGTGTACACTTTTCGGTAGAGATGATTCTCTTGAACGTTGCCGTTGAATTGCGGAACCTTGTAGTGCTGGTAAACGTGGAAGAGATCGATGATCGTCCTCCTCCATTTCTTAACCATGTGAATCAAACCGGTTTTGAATAACACAATCCTCACCAAGAACAGAACGATCCCCACCCCGAGTAACCACCATAGAATACTCCCCATTGAAACAAACTTTGTTTACCAAATAAAAACTTTGTTtcaagaactctctctcactttaGAAGGATATATATATTCCTAACCATGAAGAATACTTACTCGGATTAGAGAATATAGAGATCAAAGTCATGTTCCGAGAATTGCAAATAGAAAACAGAGAAGGATTATTTTGACGGATGTTTAGAGACTTGGAAGAATAATAAGAAAACTCTGAGAAAGAGAGACGTAAAAGGAGGACTAGAAATGTATGCTCTGTATAAATACACAGAGAAAAACGTGACAGAGACTTAAGAGTAGataaaaaccaaaccaaaccaaaccgactAGCCGAACACAAAACTgatccaaaccaaatcaaagTATATGTTTAAACTATTTAGTAAAAGTTTATCAATTTaaatggtttggtttaaaaccaaaccaaaaaaccGGAATATTGTTTACTTACACtaactaaatataataatagcattaacaaaaccaaaccaaaccgactATCCGAACACAAAACTgatccaaaccaaatcaaagtaatatttaaactatttagtaaaattttatcaatttaaatggtttggtttaaaaccgaaaaaaaccgGAATATTGTTTACTTACACtaactaaatataataatagtattaagatttaaaatattttatcatttaatctaaataactaaacataattttttacagtttttttcttcgcgaatataaaaaaatgattaaaaataaaagagtataaatctcatatattaatattaaaactaaaattatctataatatttatattaaatttgaagataataatataaaatatattatctacGTTTCTATTGTGATGTTTGGTTTCatgttttaaatatgaaaagtaATGATTTAGTGtcaaataatttgttttatgtttttattatatatttttgtaaccaaaatttttttgtcaacatttttGTAACCAAATTATAACAAGATTTTAAAAACCAATTCAGTTACACAATATAAACACATACATaaccaaatcaaattaaattgaaccaaaaacaaaccaaacctaAAACAGTCTAAACCAAACTATTTTTGGTTGActttagttataattttttagattgATATAAATCAAACATAACTAAACTCAAATTAAATCCCAATTTAAACTGACATGCCCACATCTACTAAGACTGAGCAATCAATGTATAATATCGATTGGTTGTTTTGAAAGAGTCAACAACTTATGTttacacaacaacaaaaaaagtaagaaggagattttatatttaattaatctgTTGAGACTTGAGAGCTTTAATACTTTGTGATAGGTTCATGAATCCTTTAAtcaaaattctgaaaattaattaaacaataCATATTTAGAATATTCAGAATTTGGGTGAGTTTTGGTGTGAGTTTTTCTAATTATGATGTACATCCATTTGACAGATCAAGGAAACAAACTAAAGTtcattttgatcaaaaaaaaaaaaaaactaaagttcatgaataaaaaaatagaagtcGAATTATATTTATAGCAACTCTAAATATGTTAACATTAGATTTAGAATTCTgaat is a genomic window containing:
- the LOC108813187 gene encoding serine/arginine-rich splicing factor RS31 isoform X2, with translation MSRPVFVGNFEYETRQSDLERLFSKYGRVERVDMKSGYAFVYFEDERDAEDAIRGIDNIPFGYEKRKLSVEWAKGERGKPHGKAASNQRPTKTLFVINFDPIRTKERDIERHFEPYGKVLNVRIRRNFAFVQFATQEDATKALESTQNSKLMDRVVSIEYALRDDDERDDRYAPSPRRRSLSPVYRRRPSPDYGRPRSPEYDRYKDPAPYERRRSPGYGRRSPEYGRARSPGYDRYRSRSPVYRARG
- the LOC108813187 gene encoding serine/arginine-rich splicing factor RS31A isoform X1, whose amino-acid sequence is MPTFIIIISSCAYNLRLSLEISSMSPSSSSSSVALFLFFMSELLLSESSAFAIIQISELKRNIWILITFLLDYKLHIFVFYYIMDRLCVLCTPTFLNIIDTGYAFVYFEDERDAEDAIRGIDNIPFGYEKRKLSVEWAKGERGKPHGKAASNQRPTKTLFVINFDPIRTKERDIERHFEPYGKVLNVRIRRNFAFVQFATQEDATKALESTQNSKLMDRVVSIEYALRDDDERDDRYAPSPRRRSLSPVYRRRPSPDYGRPRSPEYDRYKDPAPYERRRSPGYGRRSPEYGRARSPGYDRYRSRSPVYRARG
- the LOC108813186 gene encoding AAA-ATPase At2g46620, with product MGSILWWLLGVGIVLFLVRIVLFKTGLIHMVKKWRRTIIDLFHVYQHYKVPQFNGNVQENHLYRKVYTYLNSLSSIEDSDFTNLFTGKKSNEIVLRLDRNQVVGDEFLGARVCWINGEDEDGGKSFVLKIRKADKRRILAPYLQHIHTVSDELEQRNTELKLFINVVVDGKKNNGRWRSTPFNHPCTFDNVAMETDLKNKVKSDLESFLKGKQYYNRLGRVWKRSYLLYGPSGTGKSSFVAAMANFLDYDVYDIDLSKVADDSDLKMLLLQTRAKSVIVIEDLDRFVSAKSTAVSVSGILNFADSILTSCAADERIMVFTMTGKEHIDPAMIRPGRVDVHIHFPLCDFTAFKTLANNYLGVREHKLFPQVEGIFQNGASLSPAEIGELMIANRSSPTRALKHVISALQTDGDRRGNARRSFLESGSRRSTSESEMSGPLCGGGGGSSPAVKEFRKLYGLLRIKSSRKSESYDGARDVRDG